In Pseudomonas saudiphocaensis, one DNA window encodes the following:
- a CDS encoding error-prone DNA polymerase: MSGYAELHCLSNFSFQRGASSAEELFKRAAQLGYRALAITDECTLAGIVRAWKTSMESGVALIVGSEMRVENGPKLVLLAENLKGYQSLSHLITLARRRAEKGHYRLLFEDFPASTEGLLAIWLADNDTQHATWLGACFPDRLWLGIELHRGPDDAAQLQQRLQWAEACGLPAVACGDVHMHARGRRALQDCMTAIRHHLPVAEAGAYLFPNGERHLRRPTELAELYPPPLLAETLRIAERCSFELKQLRYQYPHEVVPSGHDATSWLRELVEQGAHWRWPDGVPEQAQKLIRHELQLIADLKYESYFLTVHDIVRWAREQGILCQGRGSAANSTVCFALGITELDPTRTGTRLLFERFLSRERNEPPDIDVDFEHERREEVIQYIFRRYGRERAALTAVVSSYHATGAIRDVAKALGLPADQISSLADCCGRWSDKIPGSDRLIEAGFDPDSPLLRRVLVLAGELIGFPRHLSQHPGGFVISEQPLSTLVPVENATMPGRTVIQWDKDDLDLLGLLKVDVLALGMLSALHRCFDLIERYRGTRWTLATLPQNDRATYEMISRADTIGVFQIESRAQMAMLPRLRPREFYDLVIQVAIVRPGPIQGDMVHPYLRRRNGEEKIEYPSAELVPVFERTLGVPLFQEQVMELAMVAAQYTPGEADELRRSMAAWKRHGGLEHHRERLTNRMLEKGYQLPFIERIFEQIKGFGSYGFPESHAASFALLSYASSWLKCHEPAAFACALVNSWPMGFYSPDQVLQDARRHGLEVRPVDVRYSNWDCTLEPTDKVQPAIRMGFRMIRGLHQDCARRLEAARQLQAFRDVEDLCLRARLDSRSRELLADASALQGLAGNRHQARWAVAGVEPQLPLFAGVSMSHETPAALPRPSVGEDLLTDYATLGTTLGPHPLQLLRTQLRTQRCRSSRELAEVEPGRLISIAGLVIGRQRPQTASGVTFVTLEDEFGLVNVIVWHDLAERQRRALVQSQLLRVDGHLESADGIRHVIAGRLTDLSALLTGLDVRSRDFQ, from the coding sequence ATGAGTGGTTACGCTGAACTGCATTGCCTGTCCAACTTCAGCTTCCAACGCGGAGCCTCCAGCGCCGAAGAACTGTTCAAGCGCGCGGCACAGTTGGGCTACCGCGCACTGGCGATCACCGATGAATGCACCCTGGCCGGCATTGTGCGTGCCTGGAAGACGTCCATGGAAAGCGGCGTAGCACTTATCGTCGGCAGCGAAATGCGCGTCGAAAATGGCCCGAAACTGGTGCTGCTGGCGGAGAACCTCAAGGGTTATCAAAGCCTGTCCCACCTCATTACCCTGGCACGGCGGCGTGCTGAAAAGGGCCATTACCGGCTGCTGTTCGAGGACTTTCCGGCATCGACCGAAGGGTTGCTGGCGATCTGGCTGGCGGATAACGACACCCAGCATGCCACCTGGCTAGGCGCATGCTTTCCGGATCGTCTGTGGCTCGGCATCGAGTTGCACCGGGGGCCGGACGACGCCGCGCAGTTGCAGCAACGCCTCCAGTGGGCCGAGGCCTGCGGCTTGCCTGCCGTAGCCTGCGGTGATGTGCACATGCATGCCCGCGGACGCCGAGCCCTGCAGGACTGCATGACCGCCATCCGTCATCACCTGCCGGTGGCCGAGGCCGGCGCCTATCTTTTCCCTAATGGCGAACGGCACTTGCGCCGCCCGACGGAACTAGCCGAGCTCTATCCCCCGCCTTTGCTTGCCGAAACCCTGCGCATCGCCGAACGCTGCAGCTTCGAGCTGAAACAGCTGCGCTACCAGTACCCCCACGAAGTGGTGCCGTCAGGCCATGACGCGACCTCCTGGCTGCGAGAGCTTGTTGAGCAAGGTGCCCACTGGCGCTGGCCTGACGGAGTGCCGGAGCAGGCCCAGAAACTGATCCGGCACGAGCTGCAACTGATCGCCGACCTGAAGTACGAAAGCTATTTCCTGACCGTGCATGACATCGTTCGCTGGGCGCGTGAGCAGGGCATTCTGTGTCAGGGCCGCGGTTCGGCGGCGAATTCCACCGTGTGCTTTGCCCTGGGCATCACCGAGTTGGACCCGACACGAACCGGCACCCGGCTGCTGTTCGAGCGGTTTCTCTCGCGCGAGCGCAATGAGCCGCCGGACATCGACGTCGACTTCGAGCACGAACGCCGCGAAGAAGTCATCCAGTACATTTTCCGCCGCTATGGCCGTGAACGCGCGGCACTCACGGCCGTGGTCAGCAGCTACCACGCAACCGGCGCCATACGAGACGTGGCCAAAGCGCTCGGCCTGCCGGCGGACCAGATCAGTTCCCTGGCCGATTGCTGCGGGCGCTGGAGCGACAAGATTCCAGGCTCCGATCGGCTGATCGAAGCCGGATTCGATCCGGACAGCCCCCTGCTGCGCCGTGTGCTGGTGCTGGCCGGTGAACTGATCGGCTTTCCCCGTCATCTGTCCCAGCACCCCGGCGGCTTCGTCATTTCCGAGCAGCCACTGAGCACGCTGGTGCCCGTGGAAAACGCGACCATGCCCGGACGTACCGTGATTCAGTGGGACAAGGACGACCTTGATCTTCTGGGCCTGCTGAAGGTCGATGTACTGGCCCTCGGCATGCTCAGTGCCCTGCATCGCTGCTTCGATCTGATCGAGCGTTATCGCGGCACCCGCTGGACGTTGGCAACGCTGCCTCAGAACGACAGAGCGACCTACGAAATGATCAGCCGCGCCGACACCATCGGCGTCTTCCAGATCGAATCACGGGCGCAGATGGCCATGCTGCCGCGCCTGAGACCCAGGGAGTTTTACGATCTGGTGATTCAGGTGGCCATCGTCCGTCCAGGCCCCATTCAGGGCGACATGGTCCACCCCTATCTGCGCCGGCGAAACGGCGAGGAAAAAATCGAGTACCCCTCAGCGGAGCTTGTTCCCGTGTTCGAGCGCACCCTCGGGGTCCCGCTGTTTCAGGAACAGGTCATGGAGCTGGCCATGGTCGCGGCACAGTACACGCCGGGCGAGGCCGATGAGTTGCGCCGCAGCATGGCCGCCTGGAAGCGCCACGGCGGCCTGGAGCACCATCGCGAGCGGCTGACCAATCGCATGCTTGAAAAGGGCTATCAGCTGCCGTTTATCGAGCGCATCTTCGAGCAGATCAAGGGCTTTGGCAGCTACGGTTTTCCCGAATCCCACGCGGCCAGCTTCGCCCTGCTCAGCTATGCCAGCAGCTGGCTGAAATGCCACGAACCAGCAGCTTTCGCCTGCGCACTGGTCAACAGCTGGCCGATGGGGTTCTACAGCCCCGACCAGGTGCTGCAGGATGCCCGACGCCATGGCCTCGAGGTCCGTCCTGTGGATGTGCGCTACAGCAACTGGGATTGCACCCTGGAACCCACGGACAAGGTCCAGCCGGCCATCCGCATGGGGTTCAGGATGATTCGCGGGTTGCATCAGGACTGCGCCCGACGCCTCGAAGCCGCTCGACAGCTGCAAGCCTTCCGCGACGTCGAGGATCTGTGCCTGCGCGCCAGGCTGGATAGCCGAAGCCGGGAACTCCTGGCCGACGCCAGCGCCCTGCAGGGGCTGGCCGGCAACCGTCACCAGGCTCGCTGGGCGGTGGCCGGTGTTGAACCGCAGCTCCCGCTGTTTGCCGGAGTTTCCATGAGTCATGAAACGCCTGCCGCCCTGCCGCGCCCTTCTGTGGGCGAGGACCTGCTGACCGACTACGCCACACTCGGCACTACCCTCGGGCCTCATCCTCTGCAGCTTCTGCGCACGCAACTCCGCACCCAGCGCTGCCGCAGCTCACGTGAACTGGCAGAAGTCGAACCCGGGCGCCTGATCAGCATTGCCGGCCTGGTCATTGGGCGGCAACGTCCACAGACAGCCAGTGGCGTCACCTTCGTGACCCTTGAGGACGAATTCGGGCTGGTGAACGTCATCGTCTGGCACGACCTGGCTGAACGCCAGCGACGAGCACTGGTGCAGTCGCAACTGCTGAGAGTCGATGGCCACCTGGAATCAGCGGACGGCATCCGCCATGTGATCGCCGGCCGCCTTACCGACCTCAGCGCACTGTTGACCGGCCTGGATGTGCGCAGTCGGGATTTTCAATAA
- a CDS encoding Y-family DNA polymerase, which yields MLWTCILFPQLAMDGVLRQRADTETPLALLAGPAQRRVVQAVNPAARAIGLRSGQSLIAAQALGRAFATAEYDPAAIDRWQQLLAAWAYGFSAQVSLHYPRCLLLEVHSSLNLFGPWPRFEARLREELNALGFRHRITAAPNPAAARALANAHDGLAISDRALLQQALQQLSVQHLGFSREAVTAFSRMGLRDLARILEQPRDGLARRFPAEVLLQLDRLLGQRPLALDFYRPPDVFEQRIELNFEVESHQALLFPMRRLTSDLAAYLAGRDSGVQRFILHLEHRAMPDSQVPVGLLSAERDANMLFELTRGRLEQLQLPAPVLAVRLIARELPRFAPAHGQLFEERPQQSLPWERLHERLRARLGDDAVQGLGIRADHRPEHAWSGLPSNFQPATGPRPGWLLAQPRPLHDNSLQILAGPERIESGWWDGADIRRDYYLIQTRSGQRGWAFRNVGSQGPLQLHGWFA from the coding sequence ATGCTCTGGACTTGCATCCTGTTTCCGCAGCTGGCCATGGACGGCGTGCTGCGCCAGCGCGCCGATACGGAGACGCCACTGGCATTGCTCGCCGGGCCGGCACAAAGGCGCGTGGTACAAGCCGTCAACCCGGCGGCACGCGCGATCGGCCTTCGATCCGGCCAGTCCCTGATTGCCGCCCAGGCATTGGGGCGGGCCTTTGCCACCGCCGAATACGATCCGGCGGCCATCGACCGCTGGCAACAGTTACTCGCCGCCTGGGCCTATGGCTTCAGTGCCCAGGTCAGCCTGCACTATCCTCGCTGCCTGCTCCTTGAAGTGCATTCGTCTCTCAATCTGTTCGGTCCCTGGCCCCGCTTTGAAGCACGGCTACGTGAAGAGCTGAACGCCCTGGGCTTTCGTCATCGCATCACCGCCGCCCCCAACCCTGCCGCGGCACGCGCTCTGGCCAACGCTCACGATGGCCTGGCCATCTCGGACCGAGCGCTCCTGCAGCAGGCTCTCCAGCAGTTGTCGGTGCAGCATCTGGGCTTTTCCCGAGAGGCAGTCACGGCCTTCAGCCGCATGGGCCTGCGAGATCTGGCCAGGATTCTCGAGCAACCGCGTGACGGCCTTGCTCGGCGTTTCCCTGCCGAGGTTCTGCTGCAACTGGACCGACTGCTCGGCCAACGCCCGTTAGCGCTGGACTTTTACCGTCCACCGGATGTTTTTGAGCAGCGGATCGAGTTGAATTTCGAGGTCGAGTCGCATCAGGCACTGTTGTTTCCAATGCGGCGCTTGACCTCGGACCTGGCCGCCTACCTGGCCGGGCGCGATAGCGGCGTACAACGCTTCATTCTGCATCTGGAGCATCGGGCCATGCCCGACAGCCAGGTGCCGGTCGGGCTCTTGAGCGCCGAGCGTGACGCCAACATGCTCTTCGAGCTGACCCGTGGGCGTCTCGAACAATTGCAGTTGCCGGCCCCGGTATTGGCGGTACGCCTGATCGCCCGCGAGCTTCCGCGCTTCGCTCCGGCACACGGCCAGCTCTTCGAAGAAAGGCCCCAGCAATCCCTCCCCTGGGAGCGGCTCCATGAACGTTTGCGCGCCCGCTTGGGTGACGATGCCGTGCAGGGCCTTGGCATCCGCGCCGATCACCGTCCGGAGCATGCCTGGTCCGGACTGCCCTCAAACTTTCAACCAGCCACAGGGCCTCGCCCCGGATGGTTACTGGCTCAACCGCGGCCCTTGCACGACAACAGCCTGCAGATTCTCGCCGGCCCCGAGCGCATCGAGAGCGGCTGGTGGGACGGAGCCGACATACGCCGCGACTACTACCTCATCCAGACCCGTAGCGGCCAGCGTGGCTGGGCATTTCGCAACGTGGGCAGCCAAGGCCCACTGCAACTGCACGGCTGGTTCGCATGA
- the imuA gene encoding translesion DNA synthesis-associated protein ImuA translates to MSSVVAIERLLDSRQIWRGQGTGHSASSQPTGHAELDKALPGGGWPDSALSEILVAAPGIGELRLLWPTLARLSRAGERIVLIGPPYLPYPHAWLGAGVDLHQLSIIQAAGRDALWATEQCLRSGCCGAVVCWPRQVDDRALRRLQIAAETGRTLAFAYRPLDAAANASPAALRMVVDARQLRILKCRGGIAPERPIATPLAAESWH, encoded by the coding sequence ATGTCTTCTGTTGTAGCCATTGAGCGCCTGCTCGATTCGCGTCAGATCTGGCGTGGTCAGGGGACGGGACATTCAGCCTCCTCACAGCCAACCGGGCATGCCGAGCTGGATAAGGCCTTACCGGGAGGAGGCTGGCCGGATTCGGCGCTGAGCGAGATTCTCGTTGCCGCCCCGGGCATCGGTGAGCTTCGCCTGCTGTGGCCGACGCTGGCTCGGTTGAGCCGTGCAGGTGAACGAATCGTGTTGATAGGCCCGCCTTACCTGCCCTACCCCCATGCCTGGCTTGGCGCCGGAGTGGATCTGCACCAGCTGAGCATCATCCAGGCCGCTGGCCGTGACGCTCTGTGGGCCACCGAACAATGCCTGCGCTCGGGGTGCTGCGGTGCCGTGGTGTGCTGGCCCAGGCAGGTGGACGACCGCGCCCTGCGCCGTCTGCAAATCGCTGCCGAAACCGGTAGAACATTGGCGTTTGCCTACCGCCCTCTGGATGCTGCGGCCAATGCTTCACCCGCCGCCTTGCGCATGGTTGTGGATGCCCGTCAGCTGCGCATTCTCAAGTGCCGCGGCGGGATTGCACCGGAACGGCCCATCGCCACTCCACTGGCTGCCGAAAGCTGGCATTGA
- a CDS encoding NAD(P)(+) transhydrogenase (Re/Si-specific) subunit beta — protein MSMNLITLLYLVASVFFIQALKGLSHPTTSRRGNLFGMLGMAIAVLTTVGLIFKLGSELATTGIGYVIVGLLIGGSVGTVMAKRVEMTKMPELVAFMHSMIGLAAVFIAIAAVVEPQSLGIVASMADPIPSGNRLELFLGAAIGAITFSGSVIAFGKLSGKYKFRLFQGAPVVFKGQHMVNLAVGLAILGLGLVYTFTGNITAFAILVALAFVIGVLIIIPIGGADMPVVVSMLNSYSGWAAAGIGFSLNNSMLIIAGSLVGSSGAILSYIMCKAMNRSFFNVILGGFGATADAGGPAGAQEARSVKSGSSDDAAFLLTNADTVIIVPGYGLAVARAQHALMELAEKLTHMGVTVKYAIHPVAGRMPGHMNVLLAEAEVPYEQVFEMDDINSEFGQADVVLVLGANDVVNPAAKTDPKSPIAGMPILEAYKAKTVIVNKRSMASGYAGLDNELFYMDKTMMVFGDAKKVVEDMVKAVE, from the coding sequence ATGAGCATGAACCTCATTACCCTGCTCTACCTCGTCGCGTCGGTGTTCTTTATCCAGGCGCTCAAGGGGCTGTCACACCCGACCACGTCGCGGCGCGGCAACCTGTTCGGCATGCTCGGCATGGCCATCGCCGTGCTCACCACGGTAGGGCTGATCTTCAAGCTGGGCAGCGAACTGGCCACCACCGGCATCGGCTACGTGATCGTCGGCCTGCTGATCGGCGGCAGCGTCGGCACCGTCATGGCCAAGCGCGTCGAAATGACCAAGATGCCCGAGTTGGTGGCCTTCATGCACAGCATGATCGGCCTGGCCGCGGTCTTCATCGCCATCGCCGCGGTGGTCGAGCCGCAGTCGCTGGGCATCGTCGCCAGCATGGCCGACCCGATTCCCTCCGGTAACCGCCTGGAGCTGTTCCTCGGCGCGGCCATCGGCGCCATCACCTTCTCCGGTTCGGTGATCGCCTTCGGCAAACTGTCGGGCAAATACAAGTTCCGCCTGTTCCAGGGCGCGCCGGTGGTGTTCAAGGGCCAGCACATGGTCAACCTGGCGGTGGGCCTGGCAATCCTCGGCCTGGGCCTGGTCTACACCTTCACCGGCAATATCACCGCGTTCGCCATTCTGGTGGCACTGGCCTTCGTCATCGGTGTGCTGATCATCATCCCCATCGGCGGTGCGGACATGCCGGTGGTGGTGTCGATGCTCAACAGCTATTCGGGCTGGGCGGCGGCGGGTATCGGCTTCTCGCTGAACAACTCGATGCTGATCATCGCCGGTTCGCTGGTCGGCTCTTCCGGTGCGATCCTCTCCTACATCATGTGCAAGGCGATGAACCGCTCGTTCTTCAACGTCATCCTCGGTGGCTTCGGTGCCACTGCCGATGCCGGCGGCCCGGCGGGTGCCCAGGAAGCGCGCTCGGTGAAATCCGGCTCCAGCGATGATGCCGCGTTCCTGCTGACCAACGCCGACACCGTGATCATCGTCCCCGGCTACGGCCTGGCGGTGGCCCGTGCGCAGCACGCACTGATGGAGCTGGCCGAAAAGCTGACCCACATGGGCGTGACCGTGAAGTATGCGATCCACCCGGTTGCCGGACGGATGCCGGGCCATATGAACGTGCTGCTGGCCGAGGCCGAAGTGCCTTACGAGCAGGTGTTCGAGATGGACGACATCAACTCCGAGTTCGGCCAGGCCGACGTGGTGCTGGTGCTCGGCGCCAACGATGTGGTCAACCCGGCCGCCAAGACCGACCCGAAGTCGCCGATCGCGGGCATGCCGATTCTCGAGGCGTACAAGGCCAAGACGGTGATCGTCAACAAGCGCTCCATGGCCAGCGGCTATGCGGGTCTGGACAACGAACTGTTCTACATGGACAAGACCATGATGGTCTTCGGCGATGCCAAGAAGGTCGTCGAGGATATGGTCAAGGCGGTGGAATAA
- a CDS encoding NAD(P) transhydrogenase subunit alpha produces MDLISDGIYNLIIFVLAIYVGYHVVWNVTPALHTPLMAVTNAISAIVIVGAMLAAALTVTPLGKAMGTLAVALAAVNVFGGFLVTRRMLEMFKKKDRSAAKAEGQ; encoded by the coding sequence ATGGATCTGATTTCCGACGGCATCTACAACCTGATCATCTTCGTGCTGGCGATCTACGTCGGCTACCACGTGGTCTGGAACGTAACTCCGGCGCTGCACACGCCGCTGATGGCGGTCACCAACGCCATCTCGGCGATCGTCATCGTCGGCGCCATGCTGGCCGCCGCGCTGACCGTCACCCCGCTGGGCAAGGCCATGGGCACCCTGGCGGTGGCGCTGGCCGCGGTCAACGTCTTCGGGGGCTTTCTGGTCACCCGGCGCATGCTGGAAATGTTCAAGAAGAAGGACCGCAGCGCGGCCAAGGCGGAGGGCCAGTAA
- a CDS encoding Re/Si-specific NAD(P)(+) transhydrogenase subunit alpha, producing the protein MHIGVPLETRPGETRVAATPETVKKLIGQGHQVTVQRGAGVLASVPDSAYEAAGATIAEADAAFAAAILLKVNAPTDAELAQMQPGAVLIGMLNPFDNANIARMAERGITAFALEAAPRTSRAQSLDVLSSQANIAGYKAVMIAANQYPRFMPMLMTAAGTVKAARVLILGAGVAGLQAIATAKRLGAVVEASDVRPAVKEQIESLGAKFVDVPCETEEERECAEGVGGYARPMPASWMARQAQAVHERAKQADIVITTALIPGRQAPVLLQEATVAEMKPGSVIIDLAAAQGGNCPLTEADRVVVKHGVTIVGHSNLATLVPADASALYARNLLDFLKLVLDQDGQFQLNLEDDIVAACLMCRDGQVVRTNG; encoded by the coding sequence ATGCATATCGGTGTTCCTCTCGAAACCCGACCCGGCGAGACGCGCGTTGCCGCGACGCCGGAAACCGTCAAGAAGCTGATCGGCCAGGGGCATCAGGTCACCGTGCAGCGTGGCGCCGGCGTGCTGGCCAGCGTCCCGGACAGCGCCTATGAGGCCGCTGGCGCGACTATCGCCGAGGCCGACGCGGCCTTCGCAGCAGCGATCCTGCTCAAGGTGAACGCACCGACCGACGCCGAGCTGGCGCAGATGCAGCCAGGCGCCGTGCTGATCGGCATGCTCAACCCCTTCGATAACGCCAATATCGCCCGCATGGCCGAGCGCGGCATCACTGCGTTCGCCCTGGAAGCCGCGCCGCGTACCTCCCGCGCGCAGAGCCTGGATGTGCTGTCGTCCCAGGCCAACATCGCCGGCTACAAGGCGGTGATGATCGCGGCCAACCAGTATCCGCGCTTCATGCCCATGCTGATGACCGCAGCCGGCACGGTGAAGGCTGCACGCGTGCTGATCCTCGGGGCCGGCGTCGCCGGATTGCAGGCCATTGCCACGGCCAAGCGCCTGGGCGCAGTGGTGGAAGCCTCCGATGTGCGCCCGGCGGTAAAGGAGCAGATCGAGTCGCTTGGCGCCAAATTCGTCGATGTTCCCTGCGAAACTGAAGAGGAACGCGAGTGCGCCGAAGGCGTCGGCGGCTATGCCCGGCCGATGCCGGCCTCGTGGATGGCGCGCCAGGCCCAGGCGGTGCACGAGCGCGCCAAGCAGGCCGACATCGTCATCACCACCGCGCTGATCCCCGGTCGCCAGGCCCCTGTGCTGCTGCAGGAAGCCACCGTCGCCGAGATGAAACCGGGCTCGGTGATCATCGACCTGGCCGCGGCCCAGGGCGGCAACTGCCCGCTGACCGAAGCCGACCGGGTGGTGGTCAAGCACGGCGTGACGATCGTCGGCCACAGCAACCTGGCGACCCTGGTGCCGGCGGATGCCTCGGCGCTGTATGCCCGCAACCTGCTGGATTTCCTCAAGCTGGTCCTCGACCAGGACGGCCAGTTCCAGCTCAACCTCGAAGACGACATCGTCGCCGCGTGCCTGATGTGCCGCGACGGCCAGGTCGTGCGGACCAACGGTTAA